One region of Alosa alosa isolate M-15738 ecotype Scorff River chromosome 1, AALO_Geno_1.1, whole genome shotgun sequence genomic DNA includes:
- the tmem132a gene encoding transmembrane protein 132C isoform X2: MSAADCPSSPCERGVTMAILFCSCFALAGAQLPPPVSLPAQISVPPPWSALSLSQADLGVIFSNSSPFSYSQPLLLMPPPGTSSKAGVRASFGPYSVTQLVSTPVLPLSPPLSASLLTKTVMRAKEGEKGKRSEVRVLFHMRGDVSKGTCITLHAFKETEEQKATCITQSPLGLCVVSLTLPEDWFELDQSPHTNPGQNPRARSLHRHRQRNRARRRQNVPSALRDNSTPASDRIQLYYSSSGAVSDFKTPPLGCAEDDTEPLQQRLYYVGAVAVPHRENNRDTAKGTVVCSDGQGEEELRLDYNVVVRFCRGPVRTGQPARIFVNLRSNFTGDSVTIRLKVKKGLVSVIEQPSMNSDLWSVVLERTTGSKHDTVSIICHKVGTQSAYLSQTDLLEVACLLVDGLKRSFGVAMTVTTVWWTEYSSRNTNVSPHGAVTSFLSFTDRDIVGIAPITESSTIINTAILTSQPVTLPVIVLAVGDDGKVSDVTSAVRCQSANEDIVKVSSDCSTLFVDGSESGVGSTCVEVEFFLGRLRGSVCLSVWAPVVPLRISLSDYVLSAIDGWSFFNQGRCTPVFQRSTVQVLTQFSAHSSTKKGQPTYILGSPDWFVDVTELVRDWLRVGNPRVATLNKQGYLVGLEPGITTLYVISSQWDGVLGSAEVVVSSETVTPGDLSVQLVGGLGLVINSNPAHQSVVTAAVTAHNILYNYGQEASASVWLQFNDDTAILVSAFTSVPHSLRLSSLAESVVAVTPEPVQRILAQGEGGGPLVKAELLVSTCEPVSNDIEANVVRDGGGTRRLAKGSGWIRVNLDSEVWPIGGDSNPDMFDVSDMLLESEKDFYSNFGDKVIIGNITSDYTANTGDGLITRNDLERAVLTPNHQESAVYFSPGMGREREQPVGDRDLEVGLGAVLSLICLFALLFLANCLPCALRERKKRKQREKEGQVPQGVQGGIEVGQDEGEEKEESKLDEQVARLKTKVKFCKGDKIHTIHTDIKSRD; the protein is encoded by the exons ATGAGTGCAGCTGACTGCCCCAGTTCCCCCTGTGAAAGAGGGGTCACTATGGCAATACTCTTCTGCTCCTGTTTTGCCCTTG CTGGTGCACAGCTGCCCCCGCCAGTCTCTCTGCCTGCGCAGATCAGCGTGCCCCCTCCGTGGAGCGCCCTCTCCCTCTCGCAGGCTGATCTGGGGGTGATCTTCTCCAACTCCAGCCCCTTCTCTTACAGCCAGCCCCTACTCCTCATGCCTCCTCCGGGGACCAGCTCTAAGGCAGGAGTCCGGGCTTCCTTTGGGCCTTACTCTGTCACACAG CTGGTCTCCACACCTGTCCTTccactttcccctcctctctcagcaTCTCTTCTCACAAAAACTGTCATGAGGGCCAAAGAAGGGGAGAAAGGAAAGAGGTCTGAAGTGAGAGTGCTATTTCACATGAGGGGAGATGTTAGCAAGGGAACCTGCATTACTCTCCATGCGTTcaaagagacagaggaacaAAAAGCAACCTGTATAACCCAG TCCCCACTTGGCCTCTGCGTAGTTTCCCTCACCTTACCCGAGGACTGGTTTGAGCTGGATCAGTCACCACATACCAACCCGGGCCAGAATCCCAGAGCGAGATCCCTGCACAGGCACCGACAACGAAACCGTGCGCGACGGCGCCAAAACGTGCCCAGCGCACTCCGGGACAACTCTACCCCTGCCTCGGATCGCATCCAACTCTATTATTCCTCGTCCGGCGCTGTCTCCGACTTCAAGACGCCTCCCCTGGGATGCGCCGAGGACGATACCGAGCCGCTGCAGCAGAGGCTCTACTATGTGGGGGCTGTGGCTGTTCCCCATAGGGAGAACAATCGGGATACGGCCAAAGGGACAGTGGTGTGTTCGGACGGGCAGGGCGAGGAGGAGCTGAGGCTGGATTACAATGTTGTCGTTCGCTTTTGTCGAGGTCCAGTTCGCACCGGTCAGCCAGCTAGGATCTTTGTCAACTTGAGGTCAAATTTCACGGGAGACTCCGTAACTATTAG GCTGAAGGTGAAGAAAGGATTGGTGTCCGTGATTGAACAGCCATCCATGAACTCTGACCTCTGGAGTGTGGTTTTAGAGAGAACCACAGGCTCCAAGCATGATACCGTCTCAATAATTTGTCACAAAGTGGGAACTCAGTCTGCTTATCTAAG TCAAACCGACCTGCTGGAGGTTGCTTGTCTCTTGGTTGATGGCTTGAAGAGGAGCTTTGGCGTGGCCATGACCGTGACCACTGTTTGGTGGACGGAGTACTCAAGTCGTAATACCAATGTATCCCCACATGGGGCAGTGACGAGTTTCCTGTCTTTCACTGACAGAGATATTGTGGGCATTGCTCCCATCACAGAG AGCAGTACAATCATAAATACAGCAATTTTAACCAGCCAGCCAGTGACCCTTCCTGTAATTGTGTTGGCTGTTGGGGATGATGGAAAGGTATCTGATGTTACTTCTGCAGTAAGGTGTCAATCTGCTAACGAGGACATCGTCAAG GTATCAAGCGACTGCTCCACCCTCTTTGTTGATGGGAGTGAATCAGGAGTGGGCAGCACGTGTGTAGAGGTGGAGTTCTTCCTGGGTAGGCTCAGAggctcagtctgtctgtcagttTGGGCCCCTGTGGTCCCCCTAcgtatctctctctcagactaTGTCCTCAGTGCCATCGATGGCTGGAGCTTCTTCAACCAGGGCAG ATGTACTCCAGTTTTTCAGAGATCCACTGTACAGGTCCTGACACAGTTTAGTGCTCATTCCTCTACCAAGAAGGGTCAGCCAACCTACATTCTAGGATCACCTGACTGGTTTGTGGATGTGACAGAGCTTGTTCGGGACTGGCTGCGTGTGGGAAATCCACGGGTTGCAACACTCAACAAGCAGGGATATCTGGTTGGCTTGGAGCCTGGAATAACTACACTATAT GTGATTTCAAGCCAGTGGGATGGTGTGCTTGGCAGTGCTGAAGTGGTGGTCTCATCTGAAACAGTGACCCCAGGTGATCTTTCAGTGCAGCTGGTTGGTGGACTGGGCTTGGTCATCAATAGTAACCCTGCTCACCAGTCTGTTGTTACCGCTGCTGTAACAGCACACAATATTCTCTACAACTATGGACAG GAGGCGTCTGCTAGTGTTTGGCTCCAGTTTAATGATGACACTGCCATACTGGTTTCAGCATTCACCAGTGTTCCGCACTCCTTACGTCTCTCCTCGTTGGCCGAATCTGTGGTTGCTGTGACACCGGAGCCTGTGCAGCGCATCTTGGCCCAAGGCGAGGGGGGTGGGCCTCTGGTCAAAGCAGAACTCCTCGTTTCCACCTGTGAGCCAGTGTCTAACGATATTGAAGCCAATGTGGTGAGAGATGGGGGAGGAACCAGAAGACTGGCCAAAGGTTCTGGTTGGATAAGAGTGAACCTGGACTCAGAAGTTTGGCCAATAGGGGGCGACTCCAACCCTGACATGTTTGATGTGTCTGACATGCTGTTGGAATCTGAAAAGGACTTTTACAGTAACTTTGGTGACAAAGTTATCATAGGGAACATTACCAGTGATTATACTGCCAACACTGGTGATGGTCTAATAACCAGGAATGATTTAGAACGGGCAGTTTTGACCCCCAATCATCAAGAGAGTGCCGTTTATTTCTCCCCTGgaatgggaagagagagagagcagcctgTGGGAGATAGGGATCTAGAAGTGGGGTTAGGAGCAGtgctctctctcatctgtcttTTTGCTCTTCTCTTCCTGGCCAACTGTCTGCCCTGCGCTCTtcgagagaggaagaagaggaagcagAGGGAAAAAGAGGGTCAAGTACCACAGGGAGTACAGGGAGGGATAGAGGTGGGACAGGATGAAggtgaagaaaaagaagagtcTAAACTAGATGAGCAGGTAGCAAGACTGAAAACAAAAGTGAAGTTTTGTAAGGGAGAtaaaatacatacaatacacacagacataaagtcGAGAGattga
- the tmem132a gene encoding transmembrane protein 132C isoform X1: MTVLLPLPPPKTHTHTHTHKKVQKPNALSILTWCLLHLSEAGAQLPPPVSLPAQISVPPPWSALSLSQADLGVIFSNSSPFSYSQPLLLMPPPGTSSKAGVRASFGPYSVTQLVSTPVLPLSPPLSASLLTKTVMRAKEGEKGKRSEVRVLFHMRGDVSKGTCITLHAFKETEEQKATCITQSPLGLCVVSLTLPEDWFELDQSPHTNPGQNPRARSLHRHRQRNRARRRQNVPSALRDNSTPASDRIQLYYSSSGAVSDFKTPPLGCAEDDTEPLQQRLYYVGAVAVPHRENNRDTAKGTVVCSDGQGEEELRLDYNVVVRFCRGPVRTGQPARIFVNLRSNFTGDSVTIRLKVKKGLVSVIEQPSMNSDLWSVVLERTTGSKHDTVSIICHKVGTQSAYLSQTDLLEVACLLVDGLKRSFGVAMTVTTVWWTEYSSRNTNVSPHGAVTSFLSFTDRDIVGIAPITESSTIINTAILTSQPVTLPVIVLAVGDDGKVSDVTSAVRCQSANEDIVKVSSDCSTLFVDGSESGVGSTCVEVEFFLGRLRGSVCLSVWAPVVPLRISLSDYVLSAIDGWSFFNQGRCTPVFQRSTVQVLTQFSAHSSTKKGQPTYILGSPDWFVDVTELVRDWLRVGNPRVATLNKQGYLVGLEPGITTLYVISSQWDGVLGSAEVVVSSETVTPGDLSVQLVGGLGLVINSNPAHQSVVTAAVTAHNILYNYGQEASASVWLQFNDDTAILVSAFTSVPHSLRLSSLAESVVAVTPEPVQRILAQGEGGGPLVKAELLVSTCEPVSNDIEANVVRDGGGTRRLAKGSGWIRVNLDSEVWPIGGDSNPDMFDVSDMLLESEKDFYSNFGDKVIIGNITSDYTANTGDGLITRNDLERAVLTPNHQESAVYFSPGMGREREQPVGDRDLEVGLGAVLSLICLFALLFLANCLPCALRERKKRKQREKEGQVPQGVQGGIEVGQDEGEEKEESKLDEQVARLKTKVKFCKGDKIHTIHTDIKSRD; this comes from the exons ATGACTGTGTTGCTTCCACTGCccccacccaaaacacacacacacacacacacacacaagaaagttCAGAAACCTAACGCTCTTTCCATACTTACTTGGtgtctcctccacctctctgaaGCTGGTGCACAGCTGCCCCCGCCAGTCTCTCTGCCTGCGCAGATCAGCGTGCCCCCTCCGTGGAGCGCCCTCTCCCTCTCGCAGGCTGATCTGGGGGTGATCTTCTCCAACTCCAGCCCCTTCTCTTACAGCCAGCCCCTACTCCTCATGCCTCCTCCGGGGACCAGCTCTAAGGCAGGAGTCCGGGCTTCCTTTGGGCCTTACTCTGTCACACAG CTGGTCTCCACACCTGTCCTTccactttcccctcctctctcagcaTCTCTTCTCACAAAAACTGTCATGAGGGCCAAAGAAGGGGAGAAAGGAAAGAGGTCTGAAGTGAGAGTGCTATTTCACATGAGGGGAGATGTTAGCAAGGGAACCTGCATTACTCTCCATGCGTTcaaagagacagaggaacaAAAAGCAACCTGTATAACCCAG TCCCCACTTGGCCTCTGCGTAGTTTCCCTCACCTTACCCGAGGACTGGTTTGAGCTGGATCAGTCACCACATACCAACCCGGGCCAGAATCCCAGAGCGAGATCCCTGCACAGGCACCGACAACGAAACCGTGCGCGACGGCGCCAAAACGTGCCCAGCGCACTCCGGGACAACTCTACCCCTGCCTCGGATCGCATCCAACTCTATTATTCCTCGTCCGGCGCTGTCTCCGACTTCAAGACGCCTCCCCTGGGATGCGCCGAGGACGATACCGAGCCGCTGCAGCAGAGGCTCTACTATGTGGGGGCTGTGGCTGTTCCCCATAGGGAGAACAATCGGGATACGGCCAAAGGGACAGTGGTGTGTTCGGACGGGCAGGGCGAGGAGGAGCTGAGGCTGGATTACAATGTTGTCGTTCGCTTTTGTCGAGGTCCAGTTCGCACCGGTCAGCCAGCTAGGATCTTTGTCAACTTGAGGTCAAATTTCACGGGAGACTCCGTAACTATTAG GCTGAAGGTGAAGAAAGGATTGGTGTCCGTGATTGAACAGCCATCCATGAACTCTGACCTCTGGAGTGTGGTTTTAGAGAGAACCACAGGCTCCAAGCATGATACCGTCTCAATAATTTGTCACAAAGTGGGAACTCAGTCTGCTTATCTAAG TCAAACCGACCTGCTGGAGGTTGCTTGTCTCTTGGTTGATGGCTTGAAGAGGAGCTTTGGCGTGGCCATGACCGTGACCACTGTTTGGTGGACGGAGTACTCAAGTCGTAATACCAATGTATCCCCACATGGGGCAGTGACGAGTTTCCTGTCTTTCACTGACAGAGATATTGTGGGCATTGCTCCCATCACAGAG AGCAGTACAATCATAAATACAGCAATTTTAACCAGCCAGCCAGTGACCCTTCCTGTAATTGTGTTGGCTGTTGGGGATGATGGAAAGGTATCTGATGTTACTTCTGCAGTAAGGTGTCAATCTGCTAACGAGGACATCGTCAAG GTATCAAGCGACTGCTCCACCCTCTTTGTTGATGGGAGTGAATCAGGAGTGGGCAGCACGTGTGTAGAGGTGGAGTTCTTCCTGGGTAGGCTCAGAggctcagtctgtctgtcagttTGGGCCCCTGTGGTCCCCCTAcgtatctctctctcagactaTGTCCTCAGTGCCATCGATGGCTGGAGCTTCTTCAACCAGGGCAG ATGTACTCCAGTTTTTCAGAGATCCACTGTACAGGTCCTGACACAGTTTAGTGCTCATTCCTCTACCAAGAAGGGTCAGCCAACCTACATTCTAGGATCACCTGACTGGTTTGTGGATGTGACAGAGCTTGTTCGGGACTGGCTGCGTGTGGGAAATCCACGGGTTGCAACACTCAACAAGCAGGGATATCTGGTTGGCTTGGAGCCTGGAATAACTACACTATAT GTGATTTCAAGCCAGTGGGATGGTGTGCTTGGCAGTGCTGAAGTGGTGGTCTCATCTGAAACAGTGACCCCAGGTGATCTTTCAGTGCAGCTGGTTGGTGGACTGGGCTTGGTCATCAATAGTAACCCTGCTCACCAGTCTGTTGTTACCGCTGCTGTAACAGCACACAATATTCTCTACAACTATGGACAG GAGGCGTCTGCTAGTGTTTGGCTCCAGTTTAATGATGACACTGCCATACTGGTTTCAGCATTCACCAGTGTTCCGCACTCCTTACGTCTCTCCTCGTTGGCCGAATCTGTGGTTGCTGTGACACCGGAGCCTGTGCAGCGCATCTTGGCCCAAGGCGAGGGGGGTGGGCCTCTGGTCAAAGCAGAACTCCTCGTTTCCACCTGTGAGCCAGTGTCTAACGATATTGAAGCCAATGTGGTGAGAGATGGGGGAGGAACCAGAAGACTGGCCAAAGGTTCTGGTTGGATAAGAGTGAACCTGGACTCAGAAGTTTGGCCAATAGGGGGCGACTCCAACCCTGACATGTTTGATGTGTCTGACATGCTGTTGGAATCTGAAAAGGACTTTTACAGTAACTTTGGTGACAAAGTTATCATAGGGAACATTACCAGTGATTATACTGCCAACACTGGTGATGGTCTAATAACCAGGAATGATTTAGAACGGGCAGTTTTGACCCCCAATCATCAAGAGAGTGCCGTTTATTTCTCCCCTGgaatgggaagagagagagagcagcctgTGGGAGATAGGGATCTAGAAGTGGGGTTAGGAGCAGtgctctctctcatctgtcttTTTGCTCTTCTCTTCCTGGCCAACTGTCTGCCCTGCGCTCTtcgagagaggaagaagaggaagcagAGGGAAAAAGAGGGTCAAGTACCACAGGGAGTACAGGGAGGGATAGAGGTGGGACAGGATGAAggtgaagaaaaagaagagtcTAAACTAGATGAGCAGGTAGCAAGACTGAAAACAAAAGTGAAGTTTTGTAAGGGAGAtaaaatacatacaatacacacagacataaagtcGAGAGattga